The sequence GACGCCATCACGTTGGCCAAACCTTCGCTGGAAGATGTCTTTATCGCCATGACCGGTCGACAATTCACCGAGGAGGTGACCTTATGACCTCCGCTGAAACCGTTTTCACCCCCAACCCGTTGTCGGCAGCTTGGTCGCTTTGCTATCGCGAGATCATTCGTTTCTTGCGGCAGCGCAACCGCATTATTGGTGCGATTGGCCAGCCCATTATTTTCTGGCTGCTATTTGGCACCGGCTTAACTGGCGTCTTTCGCACGCAAGGGGAGGGGGGAGGCGATGAAAGCTTCACCGTTTATTTCTTCCCCGGTACGCTGCTACTGATTGTGCTGTTCACAGCAATTTTCGCCACGATTTCCATCATCGAGGATCGCAACGAAGGCTTTCTGCAATCGGTCCTCGTCTCGCCAATCCCGCGGTGGTCGATGGTCCTGGGCAAGGTTCTCGGCGGCACCATCTTGGCGGTTGGTCAGGCCATGATTTTCCTTTGCCTCGGCTTCTTCGTCGGAATCTCGCTGACACTTTTGCAGTTCCTGGCGATCTTTGGAATCTTGGTGATCGCGAGCATTGGTTTAACCTCGCTTGGCTTTTGGCTGGCTTGGCGGATGGACTCGACACAGGGCTTTCATGCCGTAATGAACTTGCTGTTGATGCCCATGTGGCTTCTTTCCGGCGCTTTCTTTCCCATTCCTTCCGGCAGCGCGATTACTTCGCCAGGGCAATGGGTGCTAAGCTGGGTGATGACGTTAAATCCCGTGACTTATGCCCTCGGAGCGATTCGTCGGATCATGCACGCGGAGGTCGCGCCGAGCTTCCTCGGGGGGGAATCTGGCGGGCAGTTTTGGTTGCCAAGTGTCTCCTTCGGTGTAACGATTACCCTACTATTTGCCATCGTAATGTTTGCGTTGTCTTGTCGTGCAGCCACTAAGACAAGACGTGGAGATTGGCTATGAAAGCGACCACTGGAATCTTTGTATCCGCCATCCTGCTTGTTGTGCTGGGGCTTATGATGATGTGGGCCACCATCAACCGCCCCGCGCGCGGGCCGCTGCCGGAAGCTGACGATCATGCTGGCTCGGCGGAAGCGATGGAGCTCGATCGGCAAATTCCTCCCTTTGAATTGACCTCGGCGGAAGCAGAACCGTTCAACACCAAGTCGCTGGCCGGAGATGTCTGGGTGGCCAGCTTCTTCTTCACCTCTTGCCCCTCGATTTGCAAACTACAGAACCAACAGATTGCGATCTTGCAGGAAGAATTCGCCGATCAGGGAGTCAAGTTTGTCAGCATCACTTGCGATCCAGTCAACGACACGCCGGAAGTGCTCCGCAAATACGCAGAATCGATGCAGGCTCAACCGGGCGTCTGGACGTTTCTCACCGGCGATATGGACAAGCTAAAGCCGATCGTGGAAGACTCGTTTCAGGTCATGTTCGAAACCCAGACCCACAGCGACCGCCTCATGATCATCGACAAAAACGGCAAGCTGCGGGGCACATTTCGCGCAACACAAGATAGCGACTTTCGCCATGCTAAGAAGATGATCGAAAAACTGTTGGCGGAACCTTACGAAGGGAAAGAAGAACCGGCAGAAACGGAAGTCGCCCAAGGCTGGCAAAAACCGCAGCCAGGGGGCATGACAAGCTTCCAGCTAACCGACAGCCTAGAGCAACCGTTCGATAGCAAATCGCTAGATGGGGACGTCTGGCTGGGCAGCTTTTTCTATACCGCCTGCCCCGGCGCCTGCCTGATGCAAAACCTCGAGATCGCCAAACTACGCAACGACTTTAAGGATCGTGGTTTGAAGATAGTCAGTATTACCTGCGATCCCGAAAACGACACCCCAGCGATGCTGGCCGGCTACGCTTCCCGATTTCAAGCCGATCCGAATCGCTGGCACTTTGTCCGGGGCGACTTTGATTACATCCAAAAGATCGGCCAAGAGTTCTTCAACATCAAAGTGGAAAAACAATACCACAGCGATCGAGTTTTCCTGGTCGATCGTGAAGGTAAGGTGATCGATTCGTACCGCACGAGCCAGCCAGAGCAGATGAAAGCCCTGCATCAAAAGCTAGAGAAAATGTTGCCTCCAGCAGCAGAAGCCGCTCCGGCCACAGCCGAGAAGAACAGCACCGACGATGCCCCAGAGAAGAAGGATTAGTGCGTGGAACTGGTAAATGTATTGCCGCATGTGAATGCCTCACTCAATGGCTTGGCGACACTGCTGCTGATCGTCGGTTTCGTGCTGATCAAGCAAGGCAAAGTGAATGCCCATAAATGGACGATGCTCAGCTGCTTTGGCGTCTCGACCATCTTCCTGGGCTGCTATCTGTTTTATCACTCGCTGCTTACCGATCACGGTAAGCCGTTTCCAGACTATCCCCCCAGTTGGGTCCGTTACAGCTACTACGCGATGCTCTTATCGCACGTGGTCCTAGCGGCTGCAGTGCCGTTTTTAGCGTTGATTACGATCTATCACGGTCTCAAGGACAACCGAGCAGCCCACCGTCGCATCGCCAAATGGACGTTTCCGATCTGGCTTTATGTTTCCGTAACCGGTGTATTAGTGTATCTTTGTCTGTATCAGTTCTTTCCGGCTCAAGCGGCAAGCTAATTCTATGAAGAACCTGAAGAACCATCTCGGACGCATCTTTTCCGCCGCAGGCTTTCTGTTGGTGACCGGCAACGCATCGCAGATATGGGCCTGTCCGACGTGCAAAGATGGCCTCAGCGATAACTATATTGCGGCGTATGCCTTTAGCATCGTGTTCATGATGGTGATTCCGTATTTGCTGCTGGCAGGTTTCTTTGCCTACATTGTGGTGTCGTACTTTCGCCGCCCCGTCGCCGAACGCAAACAACTGTCCGCCGACGATTTGACCGAACTGGCCCTCAAAAAAGCGGAGCAAGGTATTCCCACGCAGCCTCCGGCTTGGGATTCGTAGTCCGCCGAAAACGGCAACGACTTCCCCCACACCCCTCTGCTGTCCTGCCTCAATGGGTGAAATTTACCCATCAAGCTCCCTTTTCTGAATTCCTTGGCCAGCGGTTTGCTTTCCTGGCTGGGTACGTAGTTCTATACTGTAGTGAGCATTTGTCTTACGACGCCAGGAAAAGCGAGGGCATGATCGATCCGACTGCGCGAATAATACGATCCGTGGGGCTCGTGGGAGTCATCGCGATAACGTTCTTGGGAACTAGCCAGTCATTCGGTCAGGGTGGGGACGTTGGGCTGCGAGCCGACTTCTCGCTGACGGTCGATTTGCCTGAGATTAAGAACGACACCAAAAATCTCCTCTCGCAAATCGATCAACAGTTACAACAAAAAAACTGGCGAGATGCCATCGATACACTGGGGCGGCTGATCGGGAGCCACAGTGACGAACTGATTGCCCGAGGTAACGATCGTGTTGATCTGGGTAGCCAGTACCTCTACTACGTTGATTTGAAGTCCTACTTGCAACGTCGTATTGCGGCCTACTCGCGGCAGACGCCTGAGTTTTTGGAAGTCTATCGCCGCCAGATCGATCCCCTGGCTCAGCAAGTTCTCGACCAAGCCCAGGCTTCTCGCGACCCGGTCCAGTTAGCTCAAGCAATCGACGACTACTTTCTTAGCAGCTACACCGACAAAGCACTGCTCTTTCAGGGAGACCTCCTGTTAGAACAAGCCCGCTTTAACGAAGCCCGCACCGCGTGGGAACGCATCTCTCCTCAGTTCCGCACTCCGTCAGATCCATCTGGCGTCCTGCTCGCCATGCCAGGCCAGCCGATGTGGGTGGCGGTGGATGGAATCGATTGGAGCAAGCACCGCGACTACATCCAGCAGCGATTGAACGACGACACTTCTTCCAGCCCGCTTGCCACAATTCCGAACAGCAGCATCGATCCTGCCTCGGTTTGGGCTCGCTTGTGCCTGGCTTCGTGGCTGGAAGGAGCCGAAGATCGCGCCCAAGCCGAGTTAGAAATTCTCAAGCAACTTTATCCCGACAGCCAGGGCTACCTTGGAGGTCGTCAGACCAATTACGCTCAGTTTCTTACGAAGCTAATCGAAACATCACCTGGTCAACTTCCTGGTCAAAAGAAAGGGGACTGGCCCACGTTTGCTGGGGCCTATTCTCGCAATGGGCATGCGAAGCAGGTCGTGCCGGTGCGTCATTATCAACCCAGTTGGAGCGTATCGCTCGACTCGTACATCTTACCGCAGATGTCTGGAGGCTCTTCAGTGCCAGAGCAGTCAACCGAGATCGCTCCATTGATCGCGGAATCGGCGAAAGCCCTCAACACCACGTTTCCAATTGTTCAAGACCGCGTTGTCGTCGTTGCCGACGAGCAAAACGTACGGGCCTTCGCTTTAGATAGTGGCTTGCCAGCGTTTCCCACCGGCGGAACGGTTTTCGATCACGTCGATCCAGAATATGGGGTTTTCTTTTCTGGAAACGGTCAAGATGCTTTTCGTTCTGATCGTAACCGACGGGGCAACATGCTTTCTGCGATGTCCGTCAAGTTTTTAAATGCCCTGGGGATTCCTCGCTTTACCCAATCGGTCGATGGCAACATGCTGGTGGCGCGTATCGGAACCACCGCGAATGGCGTTCCGATATTTCAAGCTCAGTTTCAAGACCCGGCGGATATGGTCGTCTTCGATATGAGCAAGCAAGGCAAAGCCATCGCTCGGGTCCCTCCGGCAACGGGCATTTCTGGTCCCTGGTCGTTTGAAGGAACCGCTATCATTCAAGGGAATCGGCTGTATTGTGGCATGACCAAGTCAGGCGTCCGCGATGAATCGGCCGTTGCCTGTTTCGATTGGACGACTTCGCAGATGCTATGGCGGAAACCGCTTTCCATCACCCAGCCTTACGGTAGCGGCCTTATCCAAGAGACCGACTATGGGCACCGTTCTCATAACTTGCTGACCTTGAAGGATGGTGTTCTCTACTACAACACCAACCACGGCGTGATTGCCGCGTTGGATGCCCAGCGTGGGGAAACCCTCTGGTTGACGCGTTATCCCCGCCGCGAAATGACTCCTACCCCGCGACTGGAACTCGCCCATCATTTGGTACAACGCAATATTAACCCCTGTGTGGTAACGCAAGGGCTGGTCATTTGTATGCCTTTGGATAGCGATCGCGTTTTTGCTTTAGACGCGGCAACAGGGCAGCTTGTATGGCAAACGGTTCCTGGGGGCGTCGATCCCCTGCATATCTTGGGCGCAACCGACGAAGATGTGCTGGTCAGCGGCAATCAGTTATTTTGGATTCACCTGCACTCTGGCAAGATTCGCGCCGAGTTCCCTCAGGTATCTCAGGGAACAAGTGATCATGGGTTCGGACGCGGAGTCTTGGTGGGCGATCAGGTCTATTGGCCAACCCGTGATACGATTTATCGGCTGCAGGCCCACCTGGACGAAAAATCGCATATCAACGAAGCGAGCCCACCAATCAACGTGGCCAAATTTGGTGAACAAGGAGGCAACCTCGTCGTCTCTGGCGATTACTTAATTGTCGCCTCGCCTAGCCGCATGACCGCTTATGCACCTGCTCCTGCCGAGACGGCACCGCAGCAAGAATTCGACTCCTCCCGCAATTAAAATAGCCCGATGATCCCTTAACACAGCACATCCAGCAGCCAAGACAACACGCAAGCGAAACCCTGGACGGAAACTATACGGATGAGTAGCGAAAACGATGCCGCCGCAGCGGCAAAACTGGCCGAATCGTACGAACTTTTGCAACGCGAAATCGGCCGGGTGATTGTCGGACAGCAAGAGGTCGTCGAGCAGCTCTTGATCTCCCTTTTTGCGGGCGGACACTGCTTGCTGGAAGGGGTGCCAGGCTTGGCAAAAACCTTAATGGTTCGCTCGCTGGCCAACGCCCTGCATCTGGAATTCAACCGCATTCAATTCACGCCTGATTTGATGCCGTCCGATATTACCGGGACAGAAATCATCCAAGAGAACCGAGCTACCGGCGAACGGGCCTATCGTTTTGTTCGTGGTCCGATCTTTAGTAATGTGATCTTGGCCGACGAAATCAATCGTACGCCCCCCAAGACCCAGGCCGCTCTGTTAGAGTCGATGCAGGAAAAGCAGGTCACCGCTGGCGGTACCAAGCATGCGTTACCTTCTCCGTTCTTTGTGCTGGCGACGCAAAACCCAATCGAGCAGGAAGGAACCTATCCGCTGCCAGAAGCCCAGTTGGACCGTTTCATGTTCAACGTGCGGATCGATTATCCGTCGGAGCTAGAAGAGCTTGAGATTGTCAAACGGACGACCGCCGATATCGATACCACGATTACACCGCTGCTTACCGGTGAAGAGATCATTCGACTTTCGCAGGTCGTGCGTCGCGTCCCAGTGGCCGACCCGGTAGCCCAGTATGCAATTCGCCTCGTTCGGCTAACGCGAAAGGTAGAAGGCACGTCCTCGCCGATGGCTCCTTACATTCAATGGGGTGCCGGTCCGCGAGCGAGCCAGTTTTTGGTACTGGGGGCCAAAGCGAGGGCCATTTTGCACGGCCGCGAGTTCGCCACCACCGAAGACATTCAAGCGGTCGCTTTGCCGGTGCTACGACATCGCATTCGCACCAGCTTCAACGCCGACGCGGAAGGCATCACCACCGATCACGTGATTCAGAAAATTTTGGAATCGACACCTACCACGGTAGAGGACAGCAATTTTGCCGAAGCTTTTAGATCCTCAGACGCTGGCTAATGTCCAGGGCTTGCGGCTCCGGGCGAAGCATATCGTGGAAGGGTTGATCGCCGGTTCGCATCGAAGTCCCCACCGTGGATTCTCGATCGAATTCGCCGAGCATCGCGACTACGCCCCAGGAGATGACCTCCGTTATCTCGACTGGAAAGTCTTAGGCCGGACCGACAAATACTACATCAAGCAATTCGAAGACGAGACCAACCTGATATGCAACCTGGTGGTCGACGTCAGCGAAAGCATGCGCTATCGTGGTCCCACTGCGGCCATCTCGAAGCTAGAGTACGCCCAGTGTCTGGCCGCCACGATCGGTTGGCTGATCTTGCAACAGCAAGATGCCGTCGGGTTGGTCACGTTTGACGATCAGATTCGCAACTTGGTTCCGGCCAGCGGCAGCCCGGTCCAACTGCAACAAGTAATTGATGTGCTGCAAACGGCAGAGTCGAAAGAGAAAACCCAGATGGGGCCTCTTTTGCACGAGCTTTCCGGGCGTTTGAATCGTCGTGGCTTGGTGATTGTCATGAGTGACTTTTTCGACGAGGTCGACTCGATCATGGCGGGGCTCAAGCATCTGCGGTATCGCAAGCACGATATCGTGCTGCTGCAAATCCTAGATCCAGCGGAACTCGATTTCCCGTTCGACCGCCCCACCATGTTCCACGGTCTGGAAGCATTTCCAGAACTATTGGCCGATCCCATCTCGGTTCGCAAAGCGTATCGCCAAGAGATCGAAGCGTTCGTCAACGACCTCCGTTCGCAAGCGTTGGCCAACCAAATGGACTATGCCCAAATTCGGACCGATCAACCATTTGATGCCGTCCTGCGTAACTTCCTGAATCACCGCAACGCGCGGTTGGTTTAACTCAACCTGTTTTGATCATCGGAATTCCGTGAACCCTTTCGCTTTCTCTAGTGCGACGATGTTGTTATGGGGCTTGGCCGCGCTTGCGCCGATTCTCATTCATCTCTGGAATCGTCGTCGCTACCGCGAAACCGACTGGGCCGCGATGAAATTCTTGCTGTCAGCGATGAAGAAAAATCGCCGCCGCATTCAAGTCGAACAGTTGCTCTTGCTCCTGGTTCGCTGTGCGATCTTACTGTTCTTTGCCATCGCACTCGCCGACATCTCGTGTACCGGTGGAACGAACTTCGCCAACTTTGGTGGCCCTGGTTCGGCGACGCATACGGTCCTTGTGATCGACCATTCTTACAGCATGGCCTACGGCGAAGAAGGACAAACGCGGCTCGACAAAGCCAAAGAAATGGCTCGTCGGATTGTCAACGATGCGGCCGAAGGAGATGGTTTTACTCTGATCGCCATGGGACGCACGGCCAAAGATATCATCTCGGAACCAGCGTTTGATCCCGACGATGTCCTCCGCGAAATCGATCAAATTGAAATCGATCCTGGAGTCGCCGTCGCGGATTTGGCCTTGGCCCAAGTCGAAGGAACATTGCGAATCGCCTCACGCGACTTTCCACGCTTGCAACGTGCTCAAGTCTGCTTGCTGACGGACTATGGCGCCACCACGTGGGAAAGTGGCATTTCACAGACGAATGAACAGCTTCTTAAAAAAATTGAAGAGATGGCAATCGTTCGTGCCTTTGACCTGGGACAACCAACCACCACCAACAGTGCTATCTTGAGTGTTCGTCCCCTTTCCCCGTTCCTCACGCCTGGTGAGCCGGCCCGTTTTCGTATCGAGCTTTCCTGCGACAACGCCACCGAGTTGCCGAGTCAGGTGGTGCAAATGCTTGTCGACGGCAAGCTCGTTTCGCAGAAGATCGTTCCCTTTGTCGACAACCAGTTGGTCAGCATCGAGATGGAAACCGTTTTCCAAGAGCCTGGGACGCACTCCATCGAGTTCCACCTGGACAAAGATCTGCTTTCAACCGACAACCACTATTTCGTAGTCGTCGAAGTGAAAGAGCAACTTCGGATCGCTTGCCTGGCGGACAACGTCCCCTCCCTAAAATTTCTGAAGCTGGCCCTCGATCCTACCGACTCGGCTCAATCGTCGGTGAAGATCGACACGCTAAGTTCCTCCTCGCTGCTTGATATCGACCTGCTCGGTTATGATGCTGTCTACCTCTCGAACGTGGCCCGCTTCGCTCCGGACGAAGTGGCGATCTTGCGCGGTTATGTCGAGCGGGGCGGGGGGCTGGTTTTCTTTTTAGGAGACCACGTGAATGCCGCCAACTGGAACGCTTCTTTGGCGGCTGCTACCCCGCAAGCCCCAGCGATTGTTCCCCTCAAATTCGATGGCCCTTCGCAACGTGGCGAATACTTCCTCGATCCTCGCGACTACGACCACGCGAT comes from Bremerella cremea and encodes:
- a CDS encoding ABC transporter permease, whose product is MTSAETVFTPNPLSAAWSLCYREIIRFLRQRNRIIGAIGQPIIFWLLFGTGLTGVFRTQGEGGGDESFTVYFFPGTLLLIVLFTAIFATISIIEDRNEGFLQSVLVSPIPRWSMVLGKVLGGTILAVGQAMIFLCLGFFVGISLTLLQFLAIFGILVIASIGLTSLGFWLAWRMDSTQGFHAVMNLLLMPMWLLSGAFFPIPSGSAITSPGQWVLSWVMTLNPVTYALGAIRRIMHAEVAPSFLGGESGGQFWLPSVSFGVTITLLFAIVMFALSCRAATKTRRGDWL
- a CDS encoding SCO family protein produces the protein MKATTGIFVSAILLVVLGLMMMWATINRPARGPLPEADDHAGSAEAMELDRQIPPFELTSAEAEPFNTKSLAGDVWVASFFFTSCPSICKLQNQQIAILQEEFADQGVKFVSITCDPVNDTPEVLRKYAESMQAQPGVWTFLTGDMDKLKPIVEDSFQVMFETQTHSDRLMIIDKNGKLRGTFRATQDSDFRHAKKMIEKLLAEPYEGKEEPAETEVAQGWQKPQPGGMTSFQLTDSLEQPFDSKSLDGDVWLGSFFYTACPGACLMQNLEIAKLRNDFKDRGLKIVSITCDPENDTPAMLAGYASRFQADPNRWHFVRGDFDYIQKIGQEFFNIKVEKQYHSDRVFLVDREGKVIDSYRTSQPEQMKALHQKLEKMLPPAAEAAPATAEKNSTDDAPEKKD
- a CDS encoding DUF420 domain-containing protein — its product is MELVNVLPHVNASLNGLATLLLIVGFVLIKQGKVNAHKWTMLSCFGVSTIFLGCYLFYHSLLTDHGKPFPDYPPSWVRYSYYAMLLSHVVLAAAVPFLALITIYHGLKDNRAAHRRIAKWTFPIWLYVSVTGVLVYLCLYQFFPAQAAS
- a CDS encoding PQQ-binding-like beta-propeller repeat protein — translated: MIDPTARIIRSVGLVGVIAITFLGTSQSFGQGGDVGLRADFSLTVDLPEIKNDTKNLLSQIDQQLQQKNWRDAIDTLGRLIGSHSDELIARGNDRVDLGSQYLYYVDLKSYLQRRIAAYSRQTPEFLEVYRRQIDPLAQQVLDQAQASRDPVQLAQAIDDYFLSSYTDKALLFQGDLLLEQARFNEARTAWERISPQFRTPSDPSGVLLAMPGQPMWVAVDGIDWSKHRDYIQQRLNDDTSSSPLATIPNSSIDPASVWARLCLASWLEGAEDRAQAELEILKQLYPDSQGYLGGRQTNYAQFLTKLIETSPGQLPGQKKGDWPTFAGAYSRNGHAKQVVPVRHYQPSWSVSLDSYILPQMSGGSSVPEQSTEIAPLIAESAKALNTTFPIVQDRVVVVADEQNVRAFALDSGLPAFPTGGTVFDHVDPEYGVFFSGNGQDAFRSDRNRRGNMLSAMSVKFLNALGIPRFTQSVDGNMLVARIGTTANGVPIFQAQFQDPADMVVFDMSKQGKAIARVPPATGISGPWSFEGTAIIQGNRLYCGMTKSGVRDESAVACFDWTTSQMLWRKPLSITQPYGSGLIQETDYGHRSHNLLTLKDGVLYYNTNHGVIAALDAQRGETLWLTRYPRREMTPTPRLELAHHLVQRNINPCVVTQGLVICMPLDSDRVFALDAATGQLVWQTVPGGVDPLHILGATDEDVLVSGNQLFWIHLHSGKIRAEFPQVSQGTSDHGFGRGVLVGDQVYWPTRDTIYRLQAHLDEKSHINEASPPINVAKFGEQGGNLVVSGDYLIVASPSRMTAYAPAPAETAPQQEFDSSRN
- a CDS encoding AAA family ATPase — translated: MSSENDAAAAAKLAESYELLQREIGRVIVGQQEVVEQLLISLFAGGHCLLEGVPGLAKTLMVRSLANALHLEFNRIQFTPDLMPSDITGTEIIQENRATGERAYRFVRGPIFSNVILADEINRTPPKTQAALLESMQEKQVTAGGTKHALPSPFFVLATQNPIEQEGTYPLPEAQLDRFMFNVRIDYPSELEELEIVKRTTADIDTTITPLLTGEEIIRLSQVVRRVPVADPVAQYAIRLVRLTRKVEGTSSPMAPYIQWGAGPRASQFLVLGAKARAILHGREFATTEDIQAVALPVLRHRIRTSFNADAEGITTDHVIQKILESTPTTVEDSNFAEAFRSSDAG
- a CDS encoding DUF58 domain-containing protein, with the translated sequence MPKLLDPQTLANVQGLRLRAKHIVEGLIAGSHRSPHRGFSIEFAEHRDYAPGDDLRYLDWKVLGRTDKYYIKQFEDETNLICNLVVDVSESMRYRGPTAAISKLEYAQCLAATIGWLILQQQDAVGLVTFDDQIRNLVPASGSPVQLQQVIDVLQTAESKEKTQMGPLLHELSGRLNRRGLVIVMSDFFDEVDSIMAGLKHLRYRKHDIVLLQILDPAELDFPFDRPTMFHGLEAFPELLADPISVRKAYRQEIEAFVNDLRSQALANQMDYAQIRTDQPFDAVLRNFLNHRNARLV
- a CDS encoding BatA domain-containing protein; this translates as MNPFAFSSATMLLWGLAALAPILIHLWNRRRYRETDWAAMKFLLSAMKKNRRRIQVEQLLLLLVRCAILLFFAIALADISCTGGTNFANFGGPGSATHTVLVIDHSYSMAYGEEGQTRLDKAKEMARRIVNDAAEGDGFTLIAMGRTAKDIISEPAFDPDDVLREIDQIEIDPGVAVADLALAQVEGTLRIASRDFPRLQRAQVCLLTDYGATTWESGISQTNEQLLKKIEEMAIVRAFDLGQPTTTNSAILSVRPLSPFLTPGEPARFRIELSCDNATELPSQVVQMLVDGKLVSQKIVPFVDNQLVSIEMETVFQEPGTHSIEFHLDKDLLSTDNHYFVVVEVKEQLRIACLADNVPSLKFLKLALDPTDSAQSSVKIDTLSSSSLLDIDLLGYDAVYLSNVARFAPDEVAILRGYVERGGGLVFFLGDHVNAANWNASLAAATPQAPAIVPLKFDGPSQRGEYFLDPRDYDHAMVQPFRGQQAGGLLTTPVWTYYRVTIPEDSPAQAALWFGTGDPAIITSRYQTPAEETAKTLPQQGGKVIVFCLPASTASVDRSVEPPAAWTVFPTWPSFPPLVQESLAQAVSSQLDRRNRQLGDVFEGVIQGDLGANLIEVIRPDRQSSRIEATARDERLYWSFDRTNQVGIYYAKSLSADSKKIVEFAVNPDTRESDLTRVAIDTLPIGLQPGDHGFDSAGGGQISALPSSLELFRYALIMVLGLLFLESFLAYRYGAAAR